TTTATCAGAGGGAAAGCTGAGTGCCAACTGGGGACAAACCGGTAATAATAATATTCCCAACTTCCTGAATACCGCAAAAACATACCAGGGTACTCCCGGTGGCGCGCTGGTATACTCTCTCGGCAGTACCAAAACATTTGTATCCGGTACCACGCTGACTACCCTGAGCAACCCGGATTTAAGATGGGAACAAACCAATCAGACCGATATAGGCATCGACCTGGCGTTCTTAAAGAACCGCCTCACCATCGAAGCCGATTGGTACGATCGTAAAAGTACAGGCTTGCTGGTAACCACTTTACTACCTGCCAGCATCGGCGTAAGCCCTACCGGCACGCAGCCCAAGAAAACTGTTAACGCAGCCAATGCGCGGAACAGAGGTTTTGAGTTAGCCATCGGGTATAAAGATAAGATCAACGACAACCTCAGCTTCAATGTGAGCGTCAACGGATCTGTAAACCACAACGAAGTGTTGTCGTTAGGTGATCAGTTTTCCGCACCTATTCAGGCAGGCGCCTTTATGCCGGTACCTGCCACTACTTACACCGCTGCAGGTAGCGCCATCGGCTCCTTCTACGGCTACCGCGTGGATCATGTGGCCAAAGATGCAGCTGAGATAGATGCCCTCAACCAGGCAGCCGCTAAAAAAACAGGCAACCCGAATGCAAAATACCAGGATGGTTTATTACCAGGCGATTTTATTTATAAAGATATTGACGGCGATGGTATGGTAACCGCAAAGGACCAGCAAATATTAGGCAGTGCCATCCCAAAATATGTGTACGGCATCAACGCCGGTATTACCTACAAAAACTTCGACCTGAACCTGGTATTGTCTGGTGTTGCCGGAAATAAATTGCTGAATGGCCTGAAATTAAATACCGACTTCATGTCTACCGGGCATAACGCCGGCACCGACATTCTCGACAGGTGGCGTAAACCCGGCGATGTAGCCGCTTTACCGCGGATAGGTCAGAACGTAACTGGTAATGGTAATCTCCGCCCATCCGACTGGTGGCTGGAAGATGGCAGCTACCTGCGTTTGCGGAATATTACCATTGGATACAACGCCCCCGTAGCAATGTTAAACACCATCACCAGGAACACCCTTAAATCGCTCCGCATTTACGTTGCCGCACAGAACTTACTTACCATCACGAAGTACACCGGGTACGATCCGGAAGTGGCAGGCGACTATTTGTTTGCACGTGGTATTGATCTGGGGCAGGTGCCGCAGCCAAGAACGTTCCTGGCAGGTATTCAATTAGGGTTTTAATTTTAAAAAGTGATTTTATGAAGAAGTATATACGTCAACTACTGCTGATAACCGGACTGATGGCCATTTCCACCGGATGCAAAAAATCGCGCCTCGACCTGGTAGATCAGAGCGCCTACGCCTACGACACCTATTTCACCAATATCAGCGCGCTGAACCAGGCTACTATTGCCAGTTACGCCACACTGCTGCATCCCGGATTGTGGGCCAGGGAATACTATTTTATTTTCGACCTGATGGGGAATGAAGCCAAGCGCGCCAGCTTTTTGCTGGGGGCGGAACAGGAACTGGGTGATTATACCTTTGGTAGCAACAACGCAGATCTGAATTCCCTATGGGGCTCCCTCTACCGGATGATCTTCCGCACCAACCTGGTGATGGACCGTGCAGCGGCCTGGAATCCTACCGCCACCGCCGATCGTGCCAAACTGAATCAATACCTCGCAGAGGTTAAGTTTCTCCGGGCATATGCGTATTTCCATTTAGTGACCTTATGGGGAGATGTACCGCTGTATACCGACTATCAGACCACGCTTCATAATAACTATTTATCCCGCAGCCCTGCAGCTGATGTATGGAAGCAGATAGAAAAAGATCTGACAGAAGCCGCAGGCACCGCGGAATTACCCACCGTTTATCCCGCCGCTGAATTGGGCAGGGTCACCAAAGGCGCCGTGATAGCCCTGTTGGGGAAGGTTTACCTGTACCAGAAAAAATGGGCGCTGGCACAAACTTCCTTCCAGGCACTGATGGGCGCACCATATACCTATAAACTCGACACCTCATTCGATAATGTTTTCAGCACTACCAATCAGAACACGCCAGAAAACATTTTCCAGATCATGAACCAGCAATGGACCGACTGGGCTATTGGCTCCCCCTACTATATGTTTGGCAATGGTGCAGAACAGGTGGGCAAACAAACACATACCGGCCGCGCTATGGAATATGGCTGGAACGACTGGAAGAACGTATACATCAGCAACTCCGCCGTGAAAGCATTCACCTATCCCGATCCCGTAAGCGGTCAACCGTATACCGATCCCCGCGCTAAATCCACGTTTTATGGCACTACAGCTTCAGGCGGCGAAACCATGTACTGCCAGCAATGCGCTACAGGCTCAAAGCCCTATCCTTTCGATGCTACCGATCCACAGGGCGACTATCGCTGGAAGAAATATGAGTATTACAATCTCGTTGAAAAATATGGCGATCCTAAAAGCCCCATTGACGGACAGGTGATCCGCCTGGCTGATGTGATGCTGATGCTGGCTGAATCTTATATTCAGCAGGACAATATGGGCAATGCGCCGCTGGCGCTGATCGACAGCGTACGTTCCCGTTCCCATGCCGTTTTGTATACAACATTGGGAGATAAAAATAATGCGATGAAAATACTGATGCGCGAACGTCAGCTGGAATTGTGCGGAGAGCAATGCCGGTATTTCGACCTGTTGAGATGGGGCATCATCAAACAAACCATCAATGCGGAAAAAGCGGCGGAACCAGGTGTAGGCACACAACCTTTCGAGGATAAACACCTGCTGTTTCCTATTCCCGACGTAGAGAAAAATTACAATCCTAATGTTGCCAAAGACATCAAAAATGGCTGGAATTAATACCCTTGTGAGAAAAACGGGCCTCCTGATGGCGGTGGCCTGCTATTCCTATACTGCACACGCCGAAGTAAAACTACCACAATTGTTTTCAGACAATATGGTATTGCAGCGGAACGCGCCTATCCCCATCTGGGGATGGGCCGCTGCCGGCGAAAAGGTTACCGTGCGTTTTAATAAACAGGTGAAAACCATCAGAGCCGGAAAAGATGGGCGCTGGCAGCTGCAACTCAACGCAGAAGCAGCCGGAGGCCCCTATGAGCTTGATGTGAAAGGCGACAATGATCTGCTGATCCGCAATGTGCTGGTAGGTGAAGTATGGATATGTTCCGGCCAGTCGAACATGGAGTTTGCTTTAAAGAATGTGCAAAACAATGCAGAAGAAATCAAGGCCGCTAATTATCCGCAGATCCGGGAGCTCACCGTACCAAGAAATACCAGCCTGACGCCGCAACCCGATATTCTGCCGGCATCGTGGAAAGTATGTACGCCTGAAACTGCCGGCACCTTCAGTGCGGTTGCTTATTTTTTTGCACGCAAACTACAGGAGGAATTACATGTGCCCATAGGCCTCATCCACAGCAGCTGGGGCGGCACCAACGTAGAAACATGGACCAGCACAGCCGCGTTGTCGACAGATCCTGACTTCAAAGAACTCCCGGCAATAACCGCTGATAAAATAAAAGCTGGCCTTCCATCCAATTCCCCGAATAGTTTTCCTTCGCAGTTGTTCAATGCCATGTTGTCGCCCCTGATTCCGTACGGTATTCGCGGCGCTATCTGGTACCAGGGAGAAGCCAACGCCGATCGTGCTTTTCAATACCGGCGTACGTTTCCACTGATGATCAACGACTGGCGGGAACATTGGCATGAGGGCGATTTCCCGTTTTATTTTGTGCAGATATCTTCTTTCAATCCCAGTGGCCGGATGCTGTTAACCGGCAGCCGGTGGGCGGAGCTGAGAGAAGCGCAGTTACTCACCCTCTCCCTGCCTAATACAGGCATGGCCGTTACTACCGACATCGGCAATCCAACCGATGTACATCCTGCCAACAAACAGGATGTGGGTTTGCGGTTAGCACTGAATGCGTTACAAAAAACCTATGGCAGGAATGTAGTGCCGTGTGGACCAATCTATCAATCCATCTACATAAAAAATTCAACAGCTATCCTGCACTTCAGTAATACAGGAAGCGGCTTAGTTGCACAAAACAGGTATGGCTATCTGCAGGGATTTCAGATAGCAGGTGCGGATCAGCAATTTAAATGGGCAAAAGCGGATTTACAGGGCGATAGCGTGATCGTTTATAACGAAACAGTAACCGCCCCTGTAGCCGTACGATATGGATGGACAGACGACGCCATGGAAGCAAATTTATACAACAAGGAAGGCTTGCCCGCTACTCCGTTCAGAACCGACCATTGGGACGGATTAACTACCGATAAGAAATATAATATAGCAAGATAATCCACTAACGCGTTGCGCCATTAAAAAGCCAACGCGTTAGTTCTTTGGGATCTCACCCATCTCAATACTGCCAAAATCTGTTTACTACGGATATGACTATACGTTGTTACGAAAGGCCATAAGCACGAAAGCATAAACCAGGAGCATCTAAAAAACCCTTAACAATTCCCTTATGAAAATGAAAAAGGTCTACTACGCCTTACTATTAACAATTTTCTATCTGACCGTTTCGCGGGAAGTACACGCGCAGGCGTACACCTGGAACCAGGTCAGGATAGGTGGGTCTGGTGCGCTGCCCTCTTTTGTGGCACACCCGGCAGTCCCAGATCTTTATTTCATCACCACCGACGTGGGCACTCCTTACCGGTGGAATAAGAACCTGCTGAAGTGGGAGCATTTAATGTTATTTAATAAGATCCCTGTCAACTATTGGGCATGGGATGGGAACGAGCGTTGCGGCAGCCTCGGCGTAGACCCCAATGACGCCAGCGGTAACATACTGTATGCGACGGTAGAATATGCCGCCGGTCCGGGGCCTGGTAAAGGAAACCATAATCCGGGTACTATCCTGAAGAGTACCGACAGGGGAGATTCCTGGACAGACCTGCATGTGCCGATTATAGTACGTCCCAACGAAACACAAGGCTACGGAGATCGCATACAGGTAGATCCGGCCAACAGTAACCGTGTATGGGTGGCCACGGATCAAAATGGCGTCTGGCAATCGAATGATGCCGGCGCCACCTGGTCGCAGTTAAGCGCCCTCACTACATCGGGCATCTGCTCTTTTATTCTTTTCGACAAAAGCGCTGGCACTACTACTATCAACGGGGCGAATGTGAGCAGCCGGATTTATGTTGGCCGCCCTACGGGTGTATGGGTATCAAACGACGGCGGCGTTTCATTCACCCTGATGAGCAACAGCCCTCTGTTGCCGATGCGGGCCACAATCAACACGGATGGCACCCTGTATGTGTCTGCCGGTAACGGTACTGCCTTAAAGGCGGTGTTCAAATATAAGACCGGCAGCTGGCAGAATATCTCTCCGGTTGTTTTAACTGCCAATGATAGCACCATCGTATTCTCTAAAGTGGCAGTAAACCCCGCCAATTCAAACGAGATTATTGTCACTACCCGCGGTAACTGGCAAAAAGATCCTTATTATATTTCAAGAGATGGTGGCGGTACTTATACGGCAGGGAAGTACACCCGCGATAATTCCGAAGCACCACAATCCGCAAATGATGGCGCCAGCTATGGCGATCCCGCACATAATGCGTTTGGGTATACCTGGGATCCGTTTTATCCGAACAGGGTATGGATTAATGATCAACTGGATATATTGTCGACAGATAACATCTTCGACCCGATTAGCAACTGGAAAGTCCGTGTAACAGGCCTGGAAGAGATCATGGTAATAGGCCCCATGACAGCGCCTCCCAGTAGCAAAAGCCTCCTGCTTACCGTTACTGCAGATGTTGGCGGCGCCAGCCATCGCTCTCTTACCGACCCATTGTACCAGGGTGCAGTTTCATATACCTCCCTGCGCAGCAATATTTTCACTGCATTTGAAATGCAGTCAGTGGCATTCCAGTACACCGATCCTGATTTCCAGGTACGCGTGGGCAGCGATGGTCCCGGTAATAATGATCCCAGCTCAGCACGTGCAGGCTACTCCACCGATGGCGGCGATACCTACACCCGTTTTGCAAAGGTCCCCGGTGTACGCGGGCGTGTAGCCGTATCGGCCAATCGCAGGAACATTCTCTGGCTCACCCAAAATGATAACAATAACCTCGGCAACGTTTATTGGTCATCCGACCTGGGCAGTACCTGGACAAAATCCACCGGCCTTACCCCAGGAATCCTGCATTCGGGCGACCAGTGGCAGATACTCCCCGGAGAAAATCATCTGGTCGCAGATAAGGTAAATGGCGATTAT
The genomic region above belongs to Chitinophaga sp. 180180018-3 and contains:
- a CDS encoding sialate O-acetylesterase, with the translated sequence MAGINTLVRKTGLLMAVACYSYTAHAEVKLPQLFSDNMVLQRNAPIPIWGWAAAGEKVTVRFNKQVKTIRAGKDGRWQLQLNAEAAGGPYELDVKGDNDLLIRNVLVGEVWICSGQSNMEFALKNVQNNAEEIKAANYPQIRELTVPRNTSLTPQPDILPASWKVCTPETAGTFSAVAYFFARKLQEELHVPIGLIHSSWGGTNVETWTSTAALSTDPDFKELPAITADKIKAGLPSNSPNSFPSQLFNAMLSPLIPYGIRGAIWYQGEANADRAFQYRRTFPLMINDWREHWHEGDFPFYFVQISSFNPSGRMLLTGSRWAELREAQLLTLSLPNTGMAVTTDIGNPTDVHPANKQDVGLRLALNALQKTYGRNVVPCGPIYQSIYIKNSTAILHFSNTGSGLVAQNRYGYLQGFQIAGADQQFKWAKADLQGDSVIVYNETVTAPVAVRYGWTDDAMEANLYNKEGLPATPFRTDHWDGLTTDKKYNIAR
- a CDS encoding RagB/SusD family nutrient uptake outer membrane protein, coding for MKKYIRQLLLITGLMAISTGCKKSRLDLVDQSAYAYDTYFTNISALNQATIASYATLLHPGLWAREYYFIFDLMGNEAKRASFLLGAEQELGDYTFGSNNADLNSLWGSLYRMIFRTNLVMDRAAAWNPTATADRAKLNQYLAEVKFLRAYAYFHLVTLWGDVPLYTDYQTTLHNNYLSRSPAADVWKQIEKDLTEAAGTAELPTVYPAAELGRVTKGAVIALLGKVYLYQKKWALAQTSFQALMGAPYTYKLDTSFDNVFSTTNQNTPENIFQIMNQQWTDWAIGSPYYMFGNGAEQVGKQTHTGRAMEYGWNDWKNVYISNSAVKAFTYPDPVSGQPYTDPRAKSTFYGTTASGGETMYCQQCATGSKPYPFDATDPQGDYRWKKYEYYNLVEKYGDPKSPIDGQVIRLADVMLMLAESYIQQDNMGNAPLALIDSVRSRSHAVLYTTLGDKNNAMKILMRERQLELCGEQCRYFDLLRWGIIKQTINAEKAAEPGVGTQPFEDKHLLFPIPDVEKNYNPNVAKDIKNGWN